From the Chitinolyticbacter meiyuanensis genome, one window contains:
- a CDS encoding IS3 family transposase, with product MPPARFLRSQLLSLAQQVRWHERLRRQAAQGTRGRECSAQAHAGQFDARKRGHQGSTAKKVVTAPTRRELVRFLAGRGLSERWALRIARMSPSALRYRPKPDRNGMLRQRIVELAQRHRRYGAGMIYLKLRQSGWAVNHKRVERLYALAGLQVRRRKRKKVPPSERQPLIRPQVANAVWSMDFVFDRTAEGRVIKCLTVVDDATHEAIAVIPERAISGEILTRQLDRLAVSRGLPQVIRTDNGKEFCGRAMLHWAYRRGITLRQIEPGKPNQNAYIESFNGRLRDECLNEHWFTSLAHARVVIEAWRREYNEERPKKALGGLTPSAYARQLARKKPVISGAGL from the coding sequence GTGCCGCCGGCACGGTTTCTCCGAAGCCAGTTACTATCTCTGGCGCAGCAAGTTCGGTGGCATGAGCGTCTCCGACGCCAAGCGGCTCAAGGAACTCGAGGCCGAGAATGCTCGGCTCAAGCGCATGCTGGCCAATTCGATGCTCGAAAACGAGGTCATCAAGGAAGCACTGCAAAAAAAGTGGTGACCGCACCAACGCGACGCGAGCTGGTGCGGTTCCTCGCCGGACGGGGTCTGAGTGAGCGCTGGGCGTTGCGCATCGCCCGAATGAGTCCGAGCGCCTTGCGCTACCGGCCCAAGCCGGATCGGAACGGCATGTTACGGCAGCGGATCGTCGAACTGGCGCAGCGCCATCGTCGCTACGGTGCAGGGATGATCTATCTGAAGCTGCGCCAGAGCGGCTGGGCAGTGAACCACAAGCGGGTAGAACGGCTATATGCACTGGCCGGGCTGCAAGTGCGGCGACGCAAGCGCAAGAAGGTGCCGCCATCGGAGCGGCAGCCGCTGATCCGGCCGCAGGTCGCCAATGCGGTCTGGTCGATGGACTTCGTGTTTGATCGCACGGCCGAAGGACGAGTGATCAAATGCCTGACCGTTGTCGACGATGCCACGCATGAAGCCATTGCGGTGATCCCGGAGCGAGCCATCAGTGGCGAAATTCTGACGCGGCAACTGGATCGATTAGCGGTCTCACGCGGCTTGCCGCAGGTGATTCGCACTGACAACGGCAAGGAGTTCTGCGGTCGAGCGATGCTGCACTGGGCGTACCGGCGCGGCATCACGCTGCGGCAGATTGAACCGGGCAAACCGAACCAGAACGCTTACATCGAATCATTCAATGGCCGGCTGCGGGACGAATGTCTGAACGAGCACTGGTTCACCAGCTTGGCGCATGCGCGGGTGGTGATCGAAGCCTGGCGACGGGAATACAACGAGGAGCGGCCGAAGAAGGCGTTGGGCGGGCTGACGCCATCGGCCTATGCCCGGCAGCTAGCGAGGAAGAAACCGGTAATATCGGGGGCCGGACTCTAA